In Planococcus citri chromosome 4, ihPlaCitr1.1, whole genome shotgun sequence, the genomic window TCGCGATAGTTTATTTGGCCGTGAGTGGCTACATGCTTTCAATATGGGAATTTCCGAGCTGAATCAGTTATCAATGTCACGTCCGGAAGTTATCAAATTGGATGATATTTTACGTAAATATGATTCAGTTTTCCATTCCGAAGTTGgcaaagtgaaaaattaccaaTGTTCGATCACTTTGAAACCAGATGCTCggccagtttttcaaaaagctcgAACTCCTCCATACTCGCTTAAGGAGGCAATTGAAACCGAAATTCATCGTTTGGTGAAAATTGgagtgttgaaaaaagttgagcaTTCAGAATGGGCATCGCCGGTTGTTCCTGTTGTCAAATCCGATCAAACAGTGCGTTTATGTGGCGACTACAGTGGTACAGTTAACCCACAGATCCTGGTGCCGCATTATCCGTTCAAAGGTTACGATGACGTTTTTTCAAAGCTGAATGGTGGCGAAAAATTTACTACAGCTGATGTTATCACTGCGTTTCTTCAGTTATCAGCAGATGAACAAACGCAAATAATACTTACCTTGAGCACTCATCTGGGCTTATTTCAACCTACAAGCATCATGTATGGCGTTGGCTGTGCTCCAgcttttttccaagaatttatGGATAAAAAGTTTGGTCATTTAAAGAATACCTGTAACGTTATCGACGATCTCATCATGACTGGTAAAGACGATGAAGAACATCTCCAAACCATCGTTGAGGTTTTAGAAATTTGCCTACAGAGTAATATCCGTTTGAACCTGAAAAAGTGCAAATTTCTTCAAAGCCAAGTCAAATTTCTTGGTTATTTAGTCGATAAAAATGGTGTTCACAAGACTGCAGAGAAAATTTCAGCCATTATGGATGCGCCAAGACCTCAAAACGGCGATGAAATTAAATCGTTTCTTGGTATGGTTGgattttatgggaaattttttccaaatttagcCACTATTGCAGCTCCGTTGAATTATTTAACCGGTAAAAATCGTCATTTCGAATGGACATCTGAGTGTCAagaaagttttgagaaaattaagcAAGAGATCGCATCGGATCGCGTATTATTCAGATACGATCCCAATTTACCTCTTTTGCTGTCTGTAGATGCGAGTCCAGTTGGGCTAGGTGCCGTTTTAGCGCACGAAGTCACTGGTCAAGAACGTCCGATTATTTTTGCATCTCGTACTCTCAACAGATCCGAACGTAATTACTCACAGATCGATCGAGAGGCATTAGCGATTAAAtggggaattgaaaaatttgctcattATTTGTACGGTGCGAAATTTACCCTGATAACCGACAGTGAACCGTTGGTTCATATTTTCGATCGAAAACCAAGTCTACCAAAGCTTACTGTTACTCGTTTGCAACATTACGCATTATATCTCACCATGTTCAACTTTAAGGTGAAATATCGTCGATCCGAAGATAACGGTAATGCTGATTTCTTGTCACGCTGTCCAATTGGTCTCATCGAAGCTAATACAACAGCTGACACTTCGAATCAATCCGATTTagctgaaatatttcaattgaaCCAACTCGATTGTTTCAAACTTACCTCAAAAGAAATTGGTTTAGCAACTCTCAATGATCCGGAGCTGAAAGTAATCTACGAGAAGCTTCGTTATGGCGAATCGTTGGGTgcaaatgatggaaaattatcGTTACAAGGTCGCAGTATTTTTCACGGAATTCGAGTTTACATTCCGCAAGTACATCGTAATGCAGTTTTAGAAGAATTACATGCCGGTCATTTGGGCATTGTCCGAATGAAAGCTTTAGCGCGTTCGCATGTTTACTGGCCTGGAATTGACCATGATATTGAAGCGTTGGTCAAACGTTGCGCATCGTGTACTGCAGTTTCCAAAGATCCGAAGCAAGTTACGCATTTTTGGGAATATCCATCTCAACCTTGGGCTAGAATTcatatcgattttttgggtCCTTTTTAcggtcataatttttttattcttgttgATGCGTATTCGAAATGGCCGGAAGTATTCAAAGTACCGAATATTACAGCATCAACAACGATTCGAATACTTCGTTCCTTATTTGTTCGATATGGTCTACCTATAACGATTGTATCTGATAACGGACCAACATTTACTAGTATCGAGTTCAAGAAATTTCTACAAGAAAATGGTATTCATCATGTTACAACTACTCCTTATCATGCTAAATCGAATGGCCAGGCGGAGAGGTTCGTATTCACTTTTAAACAGGCATTCCGTGCTCAATGTGATGGAAAATTATCAATCGAGGAAAAGATTGATAATTTCTTGCTGACCTATCGAAGAGCTCCGAACAGCACGACTGGTGAAACTCCGGCAAAGTTGTTTATGGGTCACGAAATACGCACGCGCCTCGATTTCCTCCGACCTACCAAAGGAGAAAAGGTCACCGGTACTCAAGTACCTAATTTCAAAGTTGGTGACGAAGTTGCTTTTCGCGAATATCAGAATCGCAAGTCAAAATGGAGTGATGGAGTTATTGTCAAGCAGCAGGGTGCTGTTCATTACGAGATCGCGCGTACAGACGCTGATCAAGCTGTTAATCGTGATATTGTACGTAGACACGCAGATCAAATTATTCCTCGAAGTACTCCTGCTGAAAACACTCCTGCTCAAGACGAAAATCCGAGTCAGGTTGCGGCTCCGAAACCTGAAGCTGATTCTGCAGCTGATTCTGAGCTGAGGCGTTCCAGCCGATCGAAGAAACCTGTAAATCGTCTCGATCTATAAAAAACCCAAAGGGGGAAGAGTGTGGTGTCTGTATAGACGGCAGCACCGAATTCGTAGATCGTTGAATCGTATGTGTATGTGTGCTTGGCACAATTGTAGATATTTGGAGGTATGAGTTTTTAGTGTGTGTGATTATTGCTTTGTCATGTTATTATTATTCGttatgttttaaaataaaattacgtgTATGAAATATGCAGTTATTAATTCTCCGAAcctatttaaatgaaaatacacgACAGTAACCTTCAAGCTCAAAAAATACTCTAGAGCCGTTGAGTCGTCGAAAAGGATTACAAaggtgtagaaaaaaaatcaattttttcaagaacattCATTGAATCTTGATGTAAAATGAACCAGCTCGAGCTAAGACAATGGCTCACAACTCACaagccattaaaaaaatgatcaaaatttactttCCTAACAACTCAGCTAAAAAACAATCATCTTTTTCGTCAACTaggcaataatttttgatgatcagGCATAAGTCAAACTTTTTTGATCTAAATCACACCCCTAAACTCCATCCATTTCTCACACATTAAAATACCAAC contains:
- the LOC135842581 gene encoding uncharacterized protein K02A2.6-like, which translates into the protein MAKVDPNVEALCAAINKQSKAIEKQSQLLQSVLDKQSKTAIPAPAPGKIDKFEAEAESFDDYVDRLQMHFRMHSITDSTKQAVTLLTNLPPKLFQLVKSLLSPVKPESKSFDDLVKTLHDHLCPKPLIIVSRKTFLSYKQKEGESISDYIAELRKLAVNCQYPESMLNTMLRDVFVTGLRSRSILDRILEEDDIPLEKTLDIARAMEVANGGTSQILHNEKVDKLNKLSYANKKNRRAKAKDQRNDPPKSNTSASSVKQLGKTFESGRRCFKCARTNHLSPQCKARNLNCTYCSKQGHVEEVCRKKASDKSQSSGIHQFKATDEDEIYPIKVLSFDSAECPPMIVTVHLNGKPVKMELDSGARASVISKNNFNQIPDNPTIRSTTVRFRDYDGNLIIPLGVSDVRVKFNQKEKNLQLYVLENDRDSLFGREWLHAFNMGISELNQLSMSRPEVIKLDDILRKYDSVFHSEVGKVKNYQCSITLKPDARPVFQKARTPPYSLKEAIETEIHRLVKIGVLKKVEHSEWASPVVPVVKSDQTVRLCGDYSGTVNPQILVPHYPFKGYDDVFSKLNGGEKFTTADVITAFLQLSADEQTQIILTLSTHLGLFQPTSIMYGVGCAPAFFQEFMDKKFGHLKNTCNVIDDLIMTGKDDEEHLQTIVEVLEICLQSNIRLNLKKCKFLQSQVKFLGYLVDKNGVHKTAEKISAIMDAPRPQNGDEIKSFLGMVGFYGKFFPNLATIAAPLNYLTGKNRHFEWTSECQESFEKIKQEIASDRVLFRYDPNLPLLLSVDASPVGLGAVLAHEVTGQERPIIFASRTLNRSERNYSQIDREALAIKWGIEKFAHYLYGAKFTLITDSEPLVHIFDRKPSLPKLTVTRLQHYALYLTMFNFKVKYRRSEDNGNADFLSRCPIGLIEANTTADTSNQSDLAEIFQLNQLDCFKLTSKEIGLATLNDPELKVIYEKLRYGESLGANDGKLSLQGRSIFHGIRVYIPQVHRNAVLEELHAGHLGIVRMKALARSHVYWPGIDHDIEALVKRCASCTAVSKDPKQVTHFWEYPSQPWARIHIDFLGPFYGHNFFILVDAYSKWPEVFKVPNITASTTIRILRSLFVRYGLPITIVSDNGPTFTSIEFKKFLQENGIHHVTTTPYHAKSNGQAERFVFTFKQAFRAQCDGKLSIEEKIDNFLLTYRRAPNSTTGETPAKLFMGHEIRTRLDFLRPTKGEKVTGTQVPNFKVGDEVAFREYQNRKSKWSDGVIVKQQGAVHYEIARTDADQAVNRDIVRRHADQIIPRSTPAENTPAQDENPSQVAAPKPEADSAADSELRRSSRSKKPVNRLDL